One genomic segment of Deltaproteobacteria bacterium includes these proteins:
- a CDS encoding PIN domain nuclease, whose translation MILIDTSAWIEFLRDTGSPVCERVDALLAGRIATCDPIRMEVLAGARDDAHLQSLRRLLARATVLATNSGDYEAAAALFRTCRRNGETVRKLIDCLIAAVAIRERTAVLHADADFDLLARHTPLRVAAP comes from the coding sequence ATGATCCTGATCGACACGTCCGCCTGGATCGAGTTCCTGCGCGATACCGGCAGCCCGGTCTGCGAGCGCGTCGACGCGTTGCTCGCCGGACGCATCGCCACCTGCGATCCGATTCGAATGGAGGTGCTCGCCGGTGCGCGAGACGATGCTCACTTGCAATCGCTTCGCCGTCTGCTCGCGCGGGCCACCGTGCTGGCCACGAATTCCGGAGACTACGAGGCGGCTGCGGCCCTGTTTCGCACCTGCCGCCGCAACGGGGAGACCGTCCGCAAGCTGATCGACTGCCTGATCGCCGCCGTCGCCATCCGCGAGCGCACCGCCGTGCTTCACGCCGACGCAGACTTCGACCTACTCGCGCGCCACACTCCCCTGCGCGTCGCGGCGCCGTAG
- a CDS encoding type II toxin-antitoxin system VapB family antitoxin, which produces MARTNIDIDEKACRMVMQRYGFKSKREAVNFALRTLAAEPLTTEQARELRGSGWEGDLDVMRRSRAG; this is translated from the coding sequence ATGGCGCGCACCAACATCGACATCGACGAGAAGGCATGTCGGATGGTCATGCAGCGCTATGGATTCAAGTCCAAGCGCGAGGCGGTCAACTTCGCCCTGCGCACCCTGGCCGCCGAACCGCTCACGACCGAACAGGCCCGGGAGCTGCGCGGTTCGGGGTGGGAGGGAGACCTCGACGTCATGCGGCGGAGTCGCGCGGGATGA